In Calliopsis andreniformis isolate RMS-2024a chromosome 9, iyCalAndr_principal, whole genome shotgun sequence, the genomic window AAACAAACGACTTTTCGAAAGTGGCAGGTGAAGTGGTAACGTGAGAAAAGAAAAGGGAcaagagagagagcgagagagtgcGAAAGAGTGAGAAAGAGGGAAAAGGGGGGATAGAAAGAGAAAATGTGTTCGATGAAGACAAGTCATTGTAAATGTCATGTATTTTGCGACAGGGAATGATTCGAACGAAATAACGAAGATAAGCGTGGCCGAGGGACTTGTTTCGACAAAGATTGCGATCGATCGGCAATCGTATACCTGAGAGTTTCGAAACCGCTCTTTCCACGAGTTTTTGGTTAGTGGTTTCGATCATGACCATCTGGATGGTTTACCAGTCAGCTGTAGTTCCTAACACACGCGTTTACACGTGCGATTTATAATTCGTTCAACGATCGCGTCCATTCCTTTCGACTAGCTGAATTTTACCGTTGACAATAAATCGCAATTTTGATGAAAGAAATGATTATTTCTGGTTCAAGTTCTCTGACGATTTGTGAACGATTTATGTCGTTCAGTTGAAATGTACAACGCTTGAGTGCTGGTCAATTTGATCTACTTGCGCTAGAAACATGTTCCAAGAAATAATTTCTGATTGTGCGTCGGTTGTTTATGAAAGAGACGCTTCAGTAAAAAGAAATTTGGGGCGACCATGAAATGAAAATACGTCCGCGACGTATTTTACTTTTATGTTATTTTTAAACCACCGGTGTACAAAACGCTCGAACAAAGCCTTGCAAACGTAGTCTTTACCTATAGTTCAAAGATTATTCTTGGAATATATCGTAGTTGCTTGGTTGTTAACCTCTTTTGatcttttcatttttaattttcctaTGGTGATTCTCTTCAAACGTTTTCATGCTTTGTCATTGTTACAAGTGAATTATAATTCAATCCTATTATTGATGTTGCTGTTGTAGGTTTATAAGTTTGACAATTGTAGTGACTTTGTATACATAATTCCTTGACGCTCTTCTGATCACATGAAAGGATGTCACTGAAACCTAAACGAGTTGACTTTCAAAAAACATGGAACTTATTAGAAGAGACTGTGAAGGGTGTAATAACATTATCAAATGTTCCACGTGCTACTTGGAACGAGAGATTCAGGTATGATACAGAATTTATTGATTAAGAAGATGAAATTTCAAAGTTAGATATATTTAAAGGAATATATATGTGACCTATATTTCATTTTAGCGATGTGTATTCCTTATGCGTGGCATATCCAGAACCACTCGCAGACCAGTTGTACAACAAAACAAAAAAGTTTTTAGACAATCATGTCTTCCAGTTGTTAATGACAGTTTATGCTCAAGGTGAATCAGGCTTGCTCCAGGCATACCATCGTGCTTGGACCCAATACTCGCAAGGCATTAATTATTTACACTGCCTGTACTTATACTTGAATCAGCAACATATTAAGAAGCAAAAGCTTTCGGAAGCAGAACTTATCTATGGCATGTCTTCCACTATGAATGCTGATTATCAAGAACAAATGGAGATAGGCGAGCTTGGTTTAGATATTTGGAAAAAAAGAATGATTGTACCATTAAAAAAACAACTTGTCTCTCAGCTATTAGAAAGCATTCATGCCGACCGAGTTGGCGAAGCTGAGAAAGCAAGTACAGAAGTTATTTGCGGCGTGATTCAAAGTTTCGTACGAGTAGGAGAATATAAATTAGTAGGacaactggatgtaattatttatGTCACATTAATTTATCATTTACTGCGTTTATTGACAAATTTTTTACATGATTTGTCTTGTTGTAGATGTATCAAGAAATGTTTGAAACACCTTTTCTAGAAGCTAGTGCTGAATTTTATACAAGGCAAGCGCTTCAGTTGCGGCAGCAATCTGATATAACGCATTATATGGAAAGAGTTACGTCTCAACTTATTCAGGAAGAGCTTCGTGCTCATAAGTTTCTCCATGCAAGCTCCGTGCCTAAAGTATGCTTCCTTTCTTGCATATTACGTGAAGACTCAATTAATTTAAAATAGTTGGTTGTTCGACAGTAATATTTTGTAGGTGAAACAGTGCTGCGAGGAGGAAATGATAGCCACGCACGTGGCTTGGCTTCATGCGGAAGCAGAAAGTATGATAGAAAATGAACGTAGAAGAGATTTAAGCCTCCTGTATCCATTGTTAAGGCCAATACCCAATGGATTGACTCCACTTGTACAGAAATTAACTCAACACATCACACAGCAAGGATTGCAGGCAATCGAATCTTTACAGGGGGAAAATGTAAGAAAAAGGGCAATAATGGATCTTAAATTTTCTATTcacaaaaataatacaatacCTTATAATTGTGTTATATTAGGTACACACACAATTCGTGGAAAGCATATTGCATGTGCATCATAAATATTCGGAATTGATTAAAGACGTGTTTAAAGCGGATCAAGCTTTTGTGACTGCTCTCGATAAAGCTTGTTCAGCCGTCGTGAATCATAGGCCTGTTCCTCGGCAACCAGCCAGAGCACCTGAACTAGTGAGTGGTTTTCTAGTTACTAACTCTCATTCGCGAATAATTTCTGTTGCGATTAATTCAAGTTTTGTTGCTCATAATTTAGCTAGCTAGATATTGTGATTCTTTACTGAAAAAATCCGCTAAAGCCGCGTCAGAGGTGGAAGTTGAAGAAAAGTTAGGACGTTGTATAACTGTGTTCAAATATGTCGATGACAAGGATGTCTTTCAAAAATTTTACGCACGTATGCTCGCAAAGCGTTTAATACATCAACAGTCGCAATCGATGGATGCAGAAGAATCCATGATCGACCGTTTAAAACAAGCCTGTGGCTACGAATTCACAAACAAACTTCATCGAATGTTTACTGACATGTCGGTCTCGGCAGACTTAAATGCCAAATTTGCTGCAAGCTTGCGAGAAGGGGATAGCGAACATCAATTGGGTATAGGTTTTGTAGTGTACGTGTTGCAAGCTGGCGCTTGGCCTTTGGGTATGCCACCAGCATCAGGGCCGTTTCATATCTGTCAACAATTAGAAAAATCTATACGAGCTTTCGAAGCGTTCTACCATGCACAATTCAGTGGACGAAAACTCACTTGGTTGCATCATCTTTGTCAAGGCGAGGTGAAGTTCAATTACTTAAAGAAACCTTACTTGGTTACTGTACAAACATACCAAATGGCACTTTTGCTACTTTTCGAACATTGCAATTCGATACAATGCCGTGAAGCTGCTACCTCACTACGTTTAACGCACGAACAATTGGTCAAGCATGCTGCTAGTTTGGTAGACTGTAAGATTCTGAAGAAATCGTCGGAAGGAGAACTGCTAGAGGATACGGTTTTAACACTTAATTTTGATTACTCGAATAAGAGAACGAAGTTTCGTATAACTGGTGCGTTGCAACGGGATGTGCCACACGAAAATCATGACACAGAGGCCACACATCGAAGTGTTGATGACGACAGAAAATTGTACCTGCAAGCAGCCATAGTTCGCATTATGAAAAGTCGTAGAGCTTTGAGACACAATCAACTTGTACAAGAGGTGAGATTTTATTTTGAACGTTTCGTGACAGTTATTTTGAATGATACAATTGAATCGTATTGCTAATGTTATTGTTCCAGGTACTAAGTCAATC contains:
- the Cul2 gene encoding cullin 2, yielding MSLKPKRVDFQKTWNLLEETVKGVITLSNVPRATWNERFSDVYSLCVAYPEPLADQLYNKTKKFLDNHVFQLLMTVYAQGESGLLQAYHRAWTQYSQGINYLHCLYLYLNQQHIKKQKLSEAELIYGMSSTMNADYQEQMEIGELGLDIWKKRMIVPLKKQLVSQLLESIHADRVGEAEKASTEVICGVIQSFVRVGEYKLVGQLDMYQEMFETPFLEASAEFYTRQALQLRQQSDITHYMERVTSQLIQEELRAHKFLHASSVPKVKQCCEEEMIATHVAWLHAEAESMIENERRRDLSLLYPLLRPIPNGLTPLVQKLTQHITQQGLQAIESLQGENVHTQFVESILHVHHKYSELIKDVFKADQAFVTALDKACSAVVNHRPVPRQPARAPELLARYCDSLLKKSAKAASEVEVEEKLGRCITVFKYVDDKDVFQKFYARMLAKRLIHQQSQSMDAEESMIDRLKQACGYEFTNKLHRMFTDMSVSADLNAKFAASLREGDSEHQLGIGFVVYVLQAGAWPLGMPPASGPFHICQQLEKSIRAFEAFYHAQFSGRKLTWLHHLCQGEVKFNYLKKPYLVTVQTYQMALLLLFEHCNSIQCREAATSLRLTHEQLVKHAASLVDCKILKKSSEGELLEDTVLTLNFDYSNKRTKFRITGALQRDVPHENHDTEATHRSVDDDRKLYLQAAIVRIMKSRRALRHNQLVQEVLSQSKVTFAPSIGMIKKCIETLIDKQYIERTPNNADEYLYVA